A region of the Culex quinquefasciatus strain JHB chromosome 1, VPISU_Cqui_1.0_pri_paternal, whole genome shotgun sequence genome:
tttacattgcgtgctgtcgtttttgtttattcaaggtcaaacattaaaaacagtttttctcggaacgtcgaaatggcgggtgtgacaagatagcacgacgacgtcgatatattgttttttaaatagttaaatAGGGCCTTAAAAtctttattaaaattatcaaatttctgaaataaaataacgttaaaatataactttaacttagaaaaaaattaggaatattGCCCTAATTAACATTTATTCAAAATagagtattttttatgttgGGTAAGGTATGTAAGTTTCATCAATAAACACTGCTATTTGGAACAgctatttgaaacattttttttctgaaggtTAGCTTTTTAGCCAACAAAATAAGCCCTCCTTAAAATCAGTGTCTTAATTTGTGGATTACATCAGCTCACGTTTTGACTCCGGTTATAAACTGTAACGCAATCATGTCGTCTTCATCGTTATTGCGACTTCATTTTATTACCATTATTTGCCTGAACCCCCCTCTCGGCCTTCCTCCTTTTTTCTAACACAACAGCTCCGATTCCTGGCTTTGACAGCCTCTTCAACCCTTTTGGCACCTTTTTTCCGTCGTGATTTCAAAGTGGCATCATATTTCCGCCAGATCTTTATGGTTTTGTTTGCACTTTCACTGAGATGGCAAGCCCTTCGAAAAGGGTTACCCACGCGTCCATTCCAAGTGACACAAATTGGTTAACCAAATATTGGCGCGCTCATTATAAATTCACTCCCGTTTGGTTTGATGAGGCGTCAGTTTTAAGGAAACGAAACGCGTGTGACAAGCCCCTCGGAGCTGTCAAAAacgcccactgagaattttggctcgagcctcgactcgattcaggctcgatctcgagccagatcgactcgaggctcgagccaaaattctcagtgggcgaAAGGCGCACGCACGAGGGGGTGGACACTCGCTGTCACCGCGATTTGTAATCAGATCTGATTTTATGGCGTGGGCCCACGGAATTGGACGGGGATACGGGTGGTTGAAATCGAAAGTTTTCATTACGGTCAGGAAGGAAAGTGTCGGCATAGGACAAACCGCGGGTGACATTTCCGCGGAATTTGATGCCAGAGGGAAATGAGTGGAAAGTTTCGGAAAGGGGTCGCTGGCGAGGCACATTTCGCGGTTGACTTCAGTGATTCGGTTGGTAAAACAATGCTGAGGTTGCTATAAACCGAGTCATGAATAAGTTTTACACTTGACTCGTTTGATTAGCTTGTTAGATTAGTTTTCCGAGTTTGTTGAACAATAtctaatatttaaataaaacgccaacaagtttaaaataaacggTCTTGAACGGTTTGTTACTTTGTCAATGCTCCAAATTTCTCGCATATTACCTTCCAAAAACCCGATCCATTATACAAAGGAAACGAATTCCAAGCCCAACTGATTTATTGCCAAGCTAAATCTAGCTTATTGAAAGATGGTATTGATTTAGACAGTCTCCCACGTGGAGCCGTTTTTCATAAACCGAACGGTAAATCCCTGGGGACCAGTTTTTCTCGTTCCATCGCCGACACTTGCACTTCATGAGCTGGAAAAATCCAACTTTTCCTCTGCGATAAGAGAGTGGAACCAACGTGTGCGCAAAAGGAGTAAATAAATGGCACGTTGTTAGCATTTTTTGCGAATAAATAATATTCgggatttgttttcaattttgcgACAGTGGAGTGAGTTTCGGACCTGGGTTATCTGTGTGTTTATGCTcgagtgaattgaaaaagaaagGTTGTTTTTGGAGGAATGAGGATTTAAGTTTTACAGTGGATGCCATAATGGTGTAGTGAGACAACTGTCAGTTACACGTTTGGTAGATCTACCTGATTCTTGCAAACAGAACTTATTATAGCGGTTTTATGATATTTCAATCTTAAGCCATAATGGCAGACTTTGAACCAAACgtctttatttttcaattcattccgaaaaaaaaattgaggataCCTTCCTCCCGTCTATTGCTTTTAATCGTCGCCCattaaaattgtgtaattttcgGGCATATTCTCAAGTGGCGTCTCGACGTCGTCGTCCGTGTGCCATCAATTCGTCCTGTAATTAAACGCACATAATACTGCAATTTATTTGGCTCAGGCAAGAAAAAAAGCCTCACCATACACTCAACCGTCATGGTTTTAACGAGGGGTCGCTCAGAGGAGGAAAAAACCTCTTCTCCTAGGAGTGATCAGGATAATTCCGATTAACAAGATTGTGAATTACGCTTTTTCCTTTTGAAATTTGAGTGAAACaagcaacagcaaaaaaaaagcctcTGACATAAATAAGATTTTACGACGGTTCGCCATAACGGAAGGAATTCAAATGAGATTGATTTAATTACTCGGGCTCGCTTTCTTCTTGACGGCCCCGCCGATGTCCACGCCGCGAAACCAGAGTGGAAAAATTTTATTCGAATTTTATCGTCCGTGGTTAATGAGACTCATCCCAGTAGGCCTCCTTAGCCGGGCGAAAAAAAGGATCAATCTAATTTGATTAATGTCAAAACATTTCCGCGCGGACAAAGTAGGCTTTTCCGCCATCTAGGGGACAACCAGTACCACGTGCGTAATTAAAAATTCCTTTTCAAATCGCGCAAATTACGACCGGTTGCGGGATTAAATGAAGACGTTTTATTCTGTCCTCTAGAGGACAGTAGCGTACGACCACGTGGTGGAATGTCTGTTTTGTGCGGCAGTAAAAGTGGTTTATTGTTGACATTAAAATAGTTGTGGACAGCTTGAAGCACGGTGATCTAAGATGATTCATCTAGGacccaaaagttttaaaaaagagatttttggcACGTAGAAGTTCTTCTATGTCTAGTTCTGTGTCATTATTTTCTCAATCTGCCAAACTGTCAATCTATTGTCTACTTTGGCAGTTTAAAAAAGCATGTATTATTCCCAATTTCGGAAACTGTCAAAGGTGccataatgaaaacataaaatttcctttgaaaaagtgacaaaaattgcgACCATCTGCTCCGAAGCGGCATCTTAGAAGTAGCTCCTTAACCTTTTTTTACCCATTCCGTCACGGGGTGACATCTGATCTGCTCCGGGTAGTCACTGATTTGCATTTAACCCCTTTCTTTGTACCCTAATTTGGGCATGACAAAAGGGGTTAttttaaattgcgaaaaaaaagttccagtgacactgcttttttaataaattgaaaaaatatcaaacaaaataAGTTCATATCAGGAtcgcaaagataaaaaaaaagcagAGTAGCTGTCACAACAATGTGCCGTCAGAGGCACTCGGGAATGTTGTGTTTAATATCGCAGTTTCTCATAACCTAATTGTAAACAAATAACACCTTTCCTCGCGGAAAGACATCGTTCCAGAAATCACCGGCAAATCCACGCCACGCCAACCGGATTATTTGCTTTTAATTTGCTCTTCCGCGACGGCAAATCCAGGCAGGCTTAGGACTTGTCATGTAGGAAAGACGGCGCGACGTCACGGTGTGGCGTGCGGTATGTTTATTAATGACTTGTCATTAAAGTAAACATAATCATCTCACTTTTGACGTTTTGCCTTTTCTCCGGCGGATTCAGCGAGTGATAGACGATATGTGATTAGGAGTGAGGGCGAAATGAAGTGATAATCTAGGGCTTTTGTTGAGGGTGGAGAGAGCAAATAGGTTGTATTAGACAACGTTTTTGAAGGTTTTGGTTTCAAGTCAAGAGTATACTTGGTGGATAAAGTTATTGTTAGAGGTCTTTATAATTATGGTGTAGTATTGAAGTGGTGTCATCTGTCAATCGGTCaaactttcaatatttcaaattgtCAATATGTCAAACTGTCAATATGCCAAACTATCAATATGTTAAACTGTCATAATGTCAATATGTCAAACTGTCAACATGTCAAACTGTCAATCTGGCAATTTGAACGCGTACACgcacaatcataatccgaccaTTTTATTGATTTGCGAGTATTTCTCAAAGAATTTATCGCAAATTCACTGAATCTGACGTGTGGCATCTGAACATATTCTTGAATAAGTTTGGTTTTGACGCAAACTGAATGTTTTTAGATGAGGGTGTAGTTTCCATCTCCACAatagttttctttcaaaagtatCCTCATTTACATAAATTAATTCGTTCTTTGATGTAGTTTTCCTTATATGTATGTGCTCTTAAAATTATTCATTACTACGCATCTCGAACCGATATAAAGCAAATCCCAAATTGAAGAATAATAACTCTCGGCTTTTCTTGCTCAAAACTGTCATCTTTTGTTGGGCAAAATCTTCCTAACCTAGCAAAACCCCACCGAAATAGGGAGGAAAAATCGAGAGGGATTTACTTCCGATTTATCTCCACTGTAATATTGATGAAAGAAAAGCAATATCTGGCGGCTTTGGAGCGCACAATTTCGCGTACCGGAGTGCACGTTTTGGCACAAATATATcggtgatttttaaaatttaaaatgaaatattacCTCGCAGATAATGCTTCCCATCTCTTTCAACCTTGCCGAGCTGGCCAACATCTCCCATCAAAGATTATCCCCTCGCGCGGCGGCATCATCTTTCAACAATGGGCCAGGGATTTCTTTTTTTgctagattttgcaccatcaaaGGACGGGGGGAAACCACCAGCAGAGCAGCACCAGAAAGGATGTACATTATCGTAAAATTTAATAGATTTGTCCTGAATTCGTAATTGAATTCCTTTCCGCTACCGTGAGCACGTGGTTGAAGAAGTTTTTAAACGTGGCTACACGATAAAATGGAACTAGGCGGTTTTTGTTTCTGACGGAATTTCTGACGTCAAGTTTGACAGATGTCGagttaaaacattgtttttttaaatactatgcAAACCAccgacaatttaaaatttagagtgTATCGCCACCGATTTTCACCGAAGCCGCGAATCGACGCACTTTCCCCAGTAAAAAGTCAACCAGGAAATGCTTATTATTTATTCTTTTGAGTGCCGGGTAGAAAATCCACCGTTCCGCGTCTTCCGGCCTTCCGGTGGTTCTGACAGGGGCGCGGAAAATCCTCACGATTGTCTCTGAATTGGCGCGGTGTGGAGCAGGCAATATTGTCCAGATTTATTGATGGAaatcatgaaaataaaatttggaaataaatgaGTGGGGAACGAACGCTTATTGGGCAATAAACGTAATCAATTTTTTGAGTGTCACTCCCCTGCTGGGACGTTTTTTTCGAGGAAGCCTAAAGTGGGTAAGGAACTCATtaactggaaatttggaaatttaagtcTAGTTTAAGACGTTGCGGAAGAGCGTCTTTCTGTAAATAAGAAAcgaaaagaaacaaaattgaaaaaagttttgtcgAGTGGTTGATTAAAATGAGTTGAGCTTTCTCACAATttgcctttttaaatgttttatctaatctaatctaatctaatctaatctaatctaatcagaccctagcgcagccaatctttcgaagggatcctggagagtgccttaggttagatgacgcctagcagtttttttttgcaaacaaacaaatgtCACAGTTTAGTTTACGcttttttgctagaaagataacgattttttaacaaaactgtTTTCCGTTTTCAATGATCCAAAGCCcgtaaaaaaagcaattttctcAAAGATAAATGTCATTCAAAGCCGCTCGTTTGCGACGATACACCACCACGTGTGTAAATAATATTTcctcaatttttcacattttcaattttatttatgtcCCCCTTCGAGACAATCACAGCAGGCCGCACGAACGCCCGAACAATACACCCATTTATGAGATCCTGGTGCGTGAGCAAAAATGATGAGTGATATGTGATGCGTGACGAGTGCTttaactcactcactcacacgcACCCATAATGTCCCACACGCGTCAGCAGTCAACCTTTCCGCAACCAAAAAAGTACAAcgatacgaaaaaaaatcacttgtgTTTACatgttttgacagttcgatttcAATTTCGCTTCCGATGCGATGCCCGGATGGATGGGTGACCGACCGTCCGTCGGTCAAGGTTCGGAGACGTCGGAGAAAAGGCGGAAGATTCTCCGAGCGTACGCTTCATTGAGCCGTTGATTGATTATTATCGGTTAATGATCTGTGCCTGGGGACGGTACGGGAAGAACTCAGGGGTGTTTTTGTCATCAATAAGGTTTGTCGTGTAGTATGATGTGTGGCGTGGATGAGCATCATTGGAATTGGAAGGGGATAGAACGGTGATTCAAGGGTCTTTAGGTGAACAGTTTATGGAAGTTCATTTGAAGTTAGtagagtacacagaaaaaaatatttctgtaaatttacattatttatcatgtaccaaaaggtatcatgataaatgatgtatatttacattaggttcattggaaatttacattatattcattggaaatttacattagttttgaaaatttacattagttttggaatttacattagttttgaatttacattagttcaaatcaactaattctgattggccaatgggaatgagaagctcgacttggattgcagtaggaaaagggtgtggcctattatctattttaaaatgagggaagcgggcagcaaaaggaaattgtaatttttaaaagttgtttcacaggtaggggacgctttctcgtcgacggccaaatggaataacgctggactggaatcgaacggacgacgggtagaatgttcggtgttactgctgctacccgctgccgactgagccatcttcgcattttataaacgagcggctaaagcatcaacttgttcagggcgaGGCTCATGCAGttggccagcgaagtatgagagcgatagaaagagaaccaaatgtaactatttttagttcgggtagttttgaagtcaacgtttggcagaaatacattggatatatgatttacattaaataggaatttacaggaagccgaacacgggtagaaattcatcagatttgagtttccatgctcaacgtttccattagattcatgatttacattagatttagatttacattggagtaatttccatgactttttactctttacatcatatttcaacattccattgagtgagtttacataagaaacagtaattacgtgctgtgtaaatttacatatttttttctgtgtagagtagagtagagtagagtagagtagagtagagtagagtagagtagagtagagtagagtagagtagagtagagtagagtagagtagagtagagtagagtagagtagagtattAGGATTACCTTTCTAAGGAATTTGGATTTTCACAGCAGATGCGTATTTGACAGAAAGGATATATTCGAAATTTTATTAGTAACAGTGTAACTATAACGACTAGTGGTCTAAAGGCTCTTACTTGGCCTTCTCCTTGCTGAGGATCGAGTAGTATGAAAACGCGCCCTTCATGATCGATATGAACGTTCCCATGTTCAACGGCATCAGGATTCCGTGCAGGGCCGCGTCAGGCTGAGCGTTAGCCAGCAAGAACTTGAACGCCTTTTGATCCGTCAAAGGGAGCTTGTACCAATCGATCGCGTAGATCGCATCCGGCAGGCTATCGTTCTCGATCAGCAGCGTGTTGCCGAAGAAGCAGTGGACCAGCACGGAGAACGTCCCGGCGAGCATGAGCGCGTTGGCCGAGTTGAACAGATCCTCGGCGATCACGTTCAGACAGGAGCACACGATGCCACCACAGGTCACAAACACCGAAAGGTAGACGATCGCTGCCTTGCGCTGCAAAAGCCGGATGTAGTCCTTGGTAGAGGCGTGAAGGTAGATGATTTCACCGAGGGATTCGTGGACGGTGTCCGGCTTGACAGACGGGTCATTGATCTGCTCGTTCAGATCTTCCAGCTTGATCTTCAGGGCTCGAATCTGACAGCAAGCGGACATGATCCCGATGATCAGCGAGGAACATTGCGCGATCAGGACATGCTGGGCAATGCCGACCATTAAAAGCTGGATCAGGAAGGTCACCCAGTACAACTTGTTGGTATCGGGCACCAGGTGAGGAATGGTAGCTGGTATCGGTAGATTATACTTACCCGGATCGGGCAGAATCGCTGGAAGCAAAAAGTACGAGAACGTCGACATGTACACACCGTACAGGAACTTGCAGAACATGATGTTCCGTTCGTAGTACTCGTCAAACAACGCGGAGATCTTCACCGACTTGTACATAGATCTTCGGCTTGAAACGTCTTTCATCAGCGCGACCCACGCCTTCCGGTTTACGATGATCTCCACCAGTCCGAACCAGGCATCGAGTCCAGCGACCAGTACGGATATTCCCTCGAAGACCAGGTTGAACGAATCCGTATGCTGCAGCATGAAGCTCAAGTCCATGTACGGAAagaaggaaatcgaaaccagcGTCAAGAATGTCAGCAAATTTGGGCGCCAATTTTCCTCAAAAATGTCCGCACCCACGATCCGCAGAGAACGGCGGACGAGCGACAGCACGGCAAGGAACTTGGCGTCTTCCATCGCGGATTGGATATGTATTGAAATTTACTGACGGATGTCTTTATAACGAGTTCGCGAAATCTATTTCCGATCATGAGTCAGCGAGACTGCTGAAATCTGCAGAAAGCAGCTGGAAACTTTCTCATGACCACTGGATAGGAACCAATTCCGGGTAAACGATTCTTGTGAATTGTTGGTAATTTCTCAGTTGCAAGTAAaggaaaattttcaacttcccAGAAAGAGTTGAAGGTCGGAACAATTCAACGTGTTCCGAATGAGTGTAATTCCACAAACCCTTTTCGCTCGGTTGACTTCTTCAGAGATTCCCGAATTAATCGGCCCATAAACCGCGGGCGCTGATCCGCGGCAGACCCCGTCCCGCGGAATCTCCGATAAGGGCGCGCGAGTTACGAGCTCGATTATCGGCCCCGTTGGCCGCTTAAATTATCCCTCGGAAACTCATGCTGATTAAAAGGATTTCAGAATGTGATTTGCACCAGTTTCGCTTTCGAGACTGATAAAGCCATAAAAGCTGAGAGGCCTGATGGCTACGTAAATTTTGGCCGGAAAAAGGGTTATCTCGCGGGGGGTTTTTAATTTATTCGATGAAAGTCCGGGAGTTTAGCGGTGCGGAACCGCGAAAGAGCAACGCTGgatgtttgttttatttatttgtgttAATTAACTTTGTGATCCTTTACGAGAAAGAGGAGGATGGGCAGGATGCTGCGCTGCAAAAACAGCAGGCTATATATTTCCGACGCTAGAAATCCTAAAAATGTGTTAATTATTACGGAAGCTGGTGTGATTCATTCCGGGGGCTAGGGGGTTATACAAAACACTAATaactaaaatgattttttttgttctaaaaaaaaaactgaatttttgcagtttggaaaagttttcaaaaaatttcctaCAGAagattttaaatctatttttgcaattctttaaaatgtaaaaaaaaaaacaaataatatttacagcgccgtacctaggggttggcgcagttggcgaccgccaagggcgcaaGCCCTttggggggcgccgaaatcGGTGATTGTACTTATTTTTAATGTCAGTTATAACATCCTCATTAGGAATTTAAAAGAGAAAGGGCGCCAAAATATAAAGTATAACTACAAATTACTAGATAATTTCGTTAAGCatataataaaaaatgatttagggGCGTCAATATCAATTGTATGAATATTTCTACCGAAGTGttcttgaaaatttacatttaatgcTAAATTTAATTTGTCATCAAAGAAGGGGCAGGGCGCTGAAGTGGCAGATAGATCAAGGAGTTATAAaagagcttttcaaaattaatacaGCGTTAAAGTTTAGACAGTTATACAATGAAGTTTAAGCCATACTTTCCAGACTGAAATATTGTCCAACTGTATGTTTTTTTCACGTTGTTGTCATATTTTGAACTTCtttaaaatagaaattatttctagatttttttaagtagtcctataaaccaaatttagactttttgctttttgagtgtttttcaaaGCGCCTTGAATCAGAGGTATCaagaaacatccaaaaagctaaaaatgaatattttgtttataggatagaacctttaaaaatactctagattttagcattgaaacacataatttttgttttaaaatttagactTTTTCAGCACTATTTTCCTTTTATAAGCAACTTCGTGCATTGAAATTTGCCTACGCTTTTTCGAAATACTAGAGTTTTGAAATAGGAAAACTGCTGTAAATTTTcaccaataaaatcaacaatatattttcaagaaaaaaaatgttctacagAACACACAAGCTTCTCTGAATCTCATTCTCTATTTTTAGCTTAACCGGTGTTGGCAAATTtctacacacttagatttttcacaatttattgattaatagcgtggctcacggttatatgaaaaagacaaaagtattCAATTTCGAACGTCTATACCGGAATTTTAGAGCAATATGGCCCCAAAAGCTAGCCTGAATTTTTGagcgtacacagcaaaaaatccgatggtaaaatcgcatgcaaaagcatgcacatcacctttgtgagcaaaagcatgtaatattgtatgcgaAAACGTGTACATAataagcatgtacaaaagaaaaataaattgttatttCGCCAAAATGTACACACTTACTTTTTTAATCGTCTTAAAAGCTCTGACAATGAGAAActatttagaactttattttcagaaaaaatagtttcagttaAAACCAAACAAATAGGAAATATTCATacatacagcaaaaaaaagtagtaatccagctgcgtgtaaaaggcctgggtgtaaaatgaattttgcattattttatgaaattttatgtaatattacaccctgaaatatgtagccctggaaacctacttgaccgaaatatcaagctcatatatgcgtttatccttagtGTTGCGCCAGTCCTTAGTGTTGATgtttgggtttgaatcccgtcggttgcaatttttttttttgtttgcaaaaaatgtacatgcagtgtgtaatattaagtgtttattttgacgaaggtgatgtgcatgcttttgcatgcgattttaccattggattttttgctttgaagctttgtttaaaaacaaacaattttctagaatatggaattaaattttatgaattaaaaataaatttaaaaaatatcaatgaaaaaaaatcaacaaacaacataatttaacaaaataaaaaacataaaatatattcCAGACATAGTATGGGCGAatctataaaaataataaaaattatttatcttcatatttttcaccaattattattataattaaaataagtttcatcatgaattgcgctgcattttgaatgatcattaaTTGATTTTGACGGAATTCGGTTCTGCCGctgcatgttgaaaaattatacttattatttttcataattttgaagaaggatttttttctaattacacCGAAATTAAAACTCATCAGGATTGAGTATTCAATTCTGTGCATTtgtctgaaaaataaattaagaaaaacagaACCCTGCTAttattatcgattttatgaaatctgagaaaatattcAGCCAACTTAATtccttcaataaattttcaattcaaaaaaaaaaaaaaaaaaacggaatcgacgtaacaccttataatgtggccctcttaaaccttgcggtttcgtcaacggatccacaggcgtgtatcgttctttttgcgacaagactccgcctcccgggtctcctaagtgtgaaggtatgggcacggggagagggcaccgaatacctatatttacacttagaattttttgcgtccgccccgggattcgaaccggcaacctctggattgtgagtccagtgcgcggtccgattgatccacacaggcagacaattttcaattcaacctatctcaaatcaatttgaaaaataaaacaataaaaatactgTGTTTATGATTTTAACCATCACAAGGTCTCCAATTGCAATTATACAATCAAAACTCATTGAggcaatcattgaaaaataaaaccagtttatcaaaatgcttgtaATTTTGGgtggggcgccaaattgatgattcgccaagggcgccgtggacccaaggtacggctctgaatatttaataataaaaagtataagaaaaatagttttcaaattgaaaaacattgaaaagatCTTCATGCCAACTTAAAAATAGAATCTCAGCACaattcaaacttcaaagctttaaggaatcctgaaaaactaaaaaaatgctttgtttATCTGTACATAAGTCTTTCTAAGTTCTATTCATGCAGTCCTCAAAATCGTTCCAAACCCACCACTCTTCCCAgccgaaattaaaaatttacgaTTAATTGCCCTCCGCAGCGGCGTAAATTCCCAAACTTTTCCCGCACCAGGAGGCTCCCATATCAGCCCAAACTAGCCAATAAATTATCACTCCCCGCGTTAGAAGCATCAGCATCCCgataaattattcattttttctcGCATTCGAttccacgtgtgtgtgtgtggaacgGCGTCGCGACGCCACTCAACCGTTGAAACCGCGACGCTTCACGGCGGGGGTGCTCCGAGGCGTGAAAAAGAGCGCAAAATTTATCACTCAATGAAAGATAAAAACCACCTCCTCGCCACGCTCACAAGAGGAAA
Encoded here:
- the LOC6047475 gene encoding uncharacterized protein LOC6047475 yields the protein MEDAKFLAVLSLVRRSLRIVGADIFEENWRPNLLTFLTLVSISFFPYMDLSFMLQHTDSFNLVFEGISVLVAGLDAWFGLVEIIVNRKAWVALMKDVSSRRSMYKSVKISALFDEYYERNIMFCKFLYGVYMSTFSYFLLPAILPDPGKYNLPIPATIPHLVPDTNKLYWVTFLIQLLMVGIAQHVLIAQCSSLIIGIMSACCQIRALKIKLEDLNEQINDPSVKPDTVHESLGEIIYLHASTKDYIRLLQRKAAIVYLSVFVTCGGIVCSCLNVIAEDLFNSANALMLAGTFSVLVHCFFGNTLLIENDSLPDAIYAIDWYKLPLTDQKAFKFLLANAQPDAALHGILMPLNMGTFISIMKGAFSYYSILSKEKAK